A single genomic interval of Babylonia areolata isolate BAREFJ2019XMU chromosome 26, ASM4173473v1, whole genome shotgun sequence harbors:
- the LOC143300285 gene encoding uncharacterized protein LOC143300285, with the protein MADPEQDKPTAKELKEEELMEVVTLYKCRVCDFATSSRADMSTHLQKTHINSRVEPQPSESPVAQSDSKPANPVLSDSECAVLPDLSGPCNVSESIDSGTGNVTTTTARTYEAPVFFSNLGLTSNQASGSPRNLVSPALPDPKVLTSQMRSVAKNLPIIPSCQSDIQLLSLNSSSAGRQSLPITSLQLTGSGLTFVSTTLDSVSVPFMENPKDLGTGPTSIAPITKELFLCGVCSMGFSSVDECNSHMEREHHVQVEGVSVSDMVVDKLEQRVSVGTQATGKRPGRKRKSEMPPPSSPPARKAKEWTDHVDDDENDEDWIPGRSLSSQARDGRQRRKIRAPKALKEDYVTEKKRTYRKRQMMMKESFHLECSYMGCPTKFRSQESLDIHHRCHNKEDDAFTCIHCQEPFQFWKALRIHLFRSHKIDCDMFQCDVCEYKTDTLHKLGIHREIHSEHRPYTCDVCGKGFKQLSQMKNHQIIHAEHQRTGRERWFSNKTCEVCKRTFANSKCLKKHVEAVHGQNKPFKCQFCNHTTAWKAMLVLHERTHTGEKPFKCDVCPYATGDHNSLRRHKMRHTGQRQYKCQLCSYTCIQTISLKTHMRNKHPHAEGVVYTCQLCKFRTINKQIFDNHLEDHRNGLVPVEKLDTNVSSQAPPMTLTIDSAGNNMTVMQPEDPVQFQLQVKKTETGELHANKEDIDKLNAIPQLVHSGVDANQLIYTALNIGSHIDGLSYTVQLANGVQSTVLPSLQPAKGILSSYSITFQASQAQASQPPASQPVIVDFRSLTEEVESATEAVSVSSDPSSQGAEPEDEVGMVLSEVSQGSSMEQVDNTLYAQVPQGIETTNKVSEGTFQASGFEVLQVASKGSSSQEGRGEVPVTDTLGAPALVVSQAGMENVLHNFIVVEGNQVVRTLSDREATIEGAEVVGRIVEGQEVVQLVEGERKGSEG; encoded by the exons ATGGCAGACCCAGAACAGGACAAGCCAACAGCGAAAGAACTCAAGGAGGAGGAGTTGATGGAGGTGGTCACATTATATAAATGTCGTGTTTGTGACTTTGCCACGTCATCCAGGGCTGACATGTCAACACATCTGCAGAAAACTCACATTAATTCTCGTGTAGAACCACAGCCTTCTGAATCGCCAGTGGCCCAGTCTGATTCAAAACCAGCAAATCCAGTCCTTTCTGATTCAGAATGTGCTGTCTTGCCTGACCTGTCTGGCCCATGTAATGTCAGTGAAAGCATTGACAGTGGAACGGGAAATGTCACCACCACAACTGCAAGAACATATGAGGCTCCTGTTTTCTTCTCCAATCTTGGACTGACTTCAAACCAAGCATCAGGCAGCCCCAGGAATCTCGTTTCACCAGCACTGCCGGATCCCAAAGTGTTGACCAGTCAAATGCGCTCTGTTGCCAAAAACCTACCCATCATACCCAGCTGTCAGTCAGATATCCAGCTCTTGTCTTTGAACAGTAGCAGTGCAGGGAGACAGAGTTTGCCCATCACAAGTCTGCAGCTGACTGGCTCAGGGTTGACATTTGTCTCCACCACTTTGGACTCTGTTTCTGTTCCATTCATGGAAAATCCCAAGGACCTTGGGACAGGCCCCACTTCCATTGCACCCATCACCAAAGAACtgtttctctgtggtgtgtgcagcATGGGGTTTTCATCTGTGGATGAGTGCAATTCCCATATGGAGCGGGAACATCATGTTCAGGTGGAAGGCGTTAGTGTGTCTGATATGGTTGTGGATAAACTGGAGCAGCGAGTTAGTGTTGGCACTCAAGCCACAGGAAAGCGACCCGGTCGCAAACGCAAGTCAGAAATGCCTCCACCTTCATCTCCACCAGCAAGAAAAGCCAAAGAGTGGActgatcatgttgatgatgatgaaaatgatgaagacTGGATTCCAGGCAGGTCACTGTCATCCCAGGCAAGAGATGGACGACAGCGACGCAAGATTCGTGCACCCAAGGCATTGAAAGAAGATTATGTTACAGAAAAGAAACGGACGTATCGCAAGAGGCAAATG atgATGAAGGAGAGCTTTCACCTGGAATGCAGTTACATGGGATGTCCAACCAAATTTCGTAGCCAGGAATCGTTGGATATCCATCACAGGTGCCACAATAAGGAGGATGATGCCTTCACCTGTATTCACTGCCAGGAACCTTTTCAGTTCTGGAAGGCACTCCGTATCCATCTCTTTCGCAGTCATAAAATTGACTGTGACATGTTTCAG TGTGACGTCTGTGAGTACAAGACGGACACACTTCACAAGCTGGGCATTCACCGTGAAATCCACAGCGAGCACCGCCCCtacacctgtgatgtgtgtggcaagGGCTTCAAGCAGCTGAGTCAGATGAAGAACCACCAGATCATCCATGCTGAGCACCAGCGCACAGGGCGTGAGCGGTGGTTCTCCAACAAGACATGCGAGGTGTGCAAGCGCACTTTTGCCAATAGCAAGTGTCTGAAGAAGCATGTGGAGGCTGTGCATGGGCAGAACAAGCCATTCAAGTGTCAGTTCTGCAACCACACCACAGCATGGAAAGCCATGCTGGTCCTTCATGAACGGACACACACTGGCGAGAAGCCTTTCAA GTGTGACGTGTGCCCATACGCCACAGGTGACCACAACTCTCTACGCCGACACAAGATGCGACACACAGGTCAGCGTCAGTATAAGTGCCAGCTGTGCTCATACACATGCATCCAGACCATCTCCCTCAAAACGCACATGCGCAACAAGCACCCCCACGCCGAAGGGGTGGTGTACACCTGCCAGCTGTGCAAGTTCCGTACCATCAATAAGCAGATATTCGACAACCACCTGGAGGACCACCGCAACGGTCTGGTGCCTGTGGAGAAACTGGACACCAATGTTTCTTCCCAGGCCCCGCCCATGACCTTGACCATCGACAGTGCTGGCAACAACATGACCGTAATGCAACCAGAAGACCCGGTCCAGTTCCAGCTGCAGGTGAAGAAGACGGAGACTGGGGAATTGCATGCCAACAAAGAAGACATCGACAAGCTGAATGCCATTCCTCAGCTGGTGCATTCTGGGGTGGACGCCAACCAGCTCATTTACACCGCACTCAACATCGGCAGCCACATCGACGGGCTGAGCTACACGGTGCAGTTAGCAAATGGAGTGCAGTCCACTGTTCTGCCTTCATTGCAGCCAGCCAAGGGCATCCTGTCTTCCTACTCTATCACCTTCCAGGCCTCACAGGCCCAGGCCTCTCAGCCTcctgccagccagccagtcatagTTGACTTCCGCTCCCTAACCGAGGAAGTGGAGTCAGCCACAGAGGCGGTGAGCGTGTCGTCAGACCCCAGCAGTCAAGGAGCAGAGCCGGAAGATGAGGTAGGTATGGTACTGTCAGAGGTGTCACAGGGTTCCAGCATGGAGCAAGTGGACAACACCTTGTATGCACAAGTCCCACAGGGTATTGAAACCACTAACAAAGTCTCCGAGGGAACTTTTCAAGCTTCGGGCTTTGAAGTGCTTCAGGTGGCCAGCAAAGGGTCATCATCCCAGGAGGGCAGGGGTGAGGTCCCAGTGACAGACACTCTGGGGGCTCCGGCCTTGGTGGTGTCTCAGGCAGGAATGGAAAATGTCCTTCACAATTTCATTGTTGTCGAGGGGAACCAGGTTGTACGTACCTTGTCGGACAGAGAGGCCACTATAGAAGGGGCTGAGGTGGTGGGAAGGATAGTGGAGGGACAGGAGGTGGTGCagttggtggagggggagaggaaaggaagtgAGGGGTAa